In a single window of the Orbaceae bacterium lpD04 genome:
- the mdtN gene encoding multidrug transporter subunit MdtN: MKNFKQIMSKKRLPIIITGITLVIAIVCAHYWLHSSISNPLSEDAIVNADLVNISSSVPGRISHIYVTDNSKVKKGDLLFTVEKTPYLIRLSQTKAALVMAESALNTKLKNITAEQLNSDITDKQILRAKTNLDLATQTLDRLMPLLSQGYVTKQQIDDAKTAKHDAQISYQQAINQASAAKALINDADAESAFVELKRNDVAFAQWELDNTDIKAPNDGFVTGLNTSVGKFVISGQSLFTLVNSENWFVSAYFRETELKNIKLNSCVKVYVMADKNKLIEGHVNSIGRGVISTELVSIPSQLPYLPKSLNWVHVEQRFPVRISLVNPPEELMRVGASAITIIQNDACPSR, translated from the coding sequence ATGAAAAATTTTAAACAGATAATGAGTAAAAAGAGACTGCCAATCATAATTACAGGTATTACGCTAGTAATTGCTATTGTATGTGCCCATTATTGGCTGCATTCATCGATATCCAATCCACTATCTGAAGATGCGATTGTTAATGCTGATTTAGTTAATATTTCATCATCAGTACCTGGGCGCATAAGCCATATTTATGTGACAGATAATAGTAAAGTAAAAAAAGGCGATCTTCTTTTTACTGTTGAAAAAACACCTTATTTAATAAGGCTATCGCAAACTAAAGCCGCTTTGGTTATGGCTGAATCTGCATTAAATACCAAACTAAAAAATATTACTGCTGAGCAATTAAATTCAGATATTACCGATAAGCAGATTCTACGTGCTAAGACTAACCTTGATTTAGCGACTCAAACATTAGACCGCTTAATGCCTTTACTATCCCAAGGGTATGTGACGAAACAACAAATTGATGATGCTAAAACAGCTAAGCATGATGCTCAAATTAGTTATCAACAGGCGATTAATCAAGCCAGTGCTGCAAAAGCATTGATTAATGATGCTGATGCTGAGAGCGCCTTTGTCGAACTAAAACGTAATGATGTTGCCTTTGCTCAGTGGGAGCTAGACAATACCGATATCAAAGCACCTAATGATGGCTTTGTGACAGGATTAAATACTTCTGTTGGAAAATTTGTTATATCAGGGCAATCCCTTTTCACCTTAGTTAATTCAGAAAATTGGTTCGTTTCTGCTTATTTTAGAGAAACAGAATTGAAAAATATAAAATTAAATAGCTGTGTTAAAGTTTATGTCATGGCTGATAAAAATAAATTAATTGAAGGGCATGTAAATAGTATTGGTAGGGGTGTTATCTCAACTGAGCTAGTTTCTATTCCAAGTCAATTACCTTACCTACCTAAATCGTTAAACTGGGTACATGTGGAGCAACGTTTTCCTGTTAGGATAAGTTTAGTCAATCCGCCAGAAGAACTGATGCGCGTTGGTGCTTCTGCTATTACGATCATTCAAAATGATGCCTGTCCATCTCGTTAG
- a CDS encoding YtcA family lipoprotein translates to MKKYVFIVLITLFLTSCGQNGAPVVVMFGSYFPSWIFYFIFSVIITMLLRVLLIKIGFDNLIEYKLLFYISLMLILAFLSSFLFF, encoded by the coding sequence ATGAAAAAATATGTATTTATTGTATTAATAACCCTTTTTCTAACATCTTGTGGGCAAAACGGTGCGCCAGTCGTCGTTATGTTTGGATCTTATTTCCCTTCTTGGATTTTTTACTTTATTTTTAGTGTTATTATTACAATGTTACTACGTGTTTTATTGATAAAAATTGGATTTGACAATCTAATTGAATATAAGCTCTTATTCTATATTTCATTAATGCTTATTCTTGCTTTTTTAAGCTCATTTTTATTTTTTTAA
- a CDS encoding linear amide C-N hydrolase: MKLKTLLRIIPLSLLSISLAGQACTSLAITDTKGNVYQGRTLELSEDLPSWLTYYPVGTSFQKKGPDGKNSASYKSKYQILAITTDVYFDGDDHNVFQGINSAGLSFSANMISSAKLTALTPSEYKESIPVTSIGEWALSSFSSVEEVTKAVNNGHFWAPILENLGGVTSPFHYAFYDNKGGSIVVEALNGKLHVYNNPTKVMTNGPSFPWHLENLNNYTQLNNLDRSSAKLGNIDVVQPDSGIAISDLPSSDTSVGRFIRAVYYTTYAPKPNSTNDAMNILAHAMNRFDRLKNITTDSLSESGTQGEVSSEYTVWTSLSNLNDGVMQIRGYNDINYQTFSLAQFTQANKPVFKKINVADPK, translated from the coding sequence ATGAAATTAAAAACTTTACTGCGCATAATACCCCTTTCTTTATTATCTATATCATTAGCAGGGCAGGCCTGTACCAGCCTTGCAATTACTGATACTAAAGGTAATGTCTATCAAGGTAGGACACTAGAATTATCCGAAGACTTACCATCATGGCTAACCTACTATCCGGTTGGAACCTCTTTTCAGAAAAAAGGCCCTGATGGAAAAAATAGTGCAAGCTATAAATCTAAGTATCAAATACTTGCTATCACGACAGATGTCTATTTTGATGGCGATGATCATAACGTATTCCAAGGTATCAATAGTGCTGGATTATCATTTAGTGCCAATATGATATCAAGTGCAAAATTAACTGCGCTTACCCCGTCAGAATATAAGGAATCTATCCCAGTTACATCAATTGGTGAGTGGGCTTTATCAAGTTTTTCATCGGTTGAGGAAGTTACAAAAGCAGTCAATAATGGCCATTTTTGGGCCCCTATTTTAGAAAATTTAGGTGGAGTAACTTCGCCATTCCATTATGCTTTTTATGATAATAAGGGCGGTAGCATTGTTGTTGAAGCGCTTAATGGTAAGCTGCATGTATATAATAATCCAACCAAGGTAATGACTAATGGGCCAAGTTTTCCATGGCACTTAGAAAACCTAAATAATTATACCCAACTTAATAACCTTGATAGATCGTCTGCAAAACTCGGTAATATTGATGTTGTGCAACCAGATAGCGGAATTGCGATATCAGATCTGCCATCTTCAGATACATCTGTCGGTCGTTTTATTCGAGCGGTATATTATACAACTTATGCGCCAAAACCAAACTCTACCAATGATGCTATGAATATTTTAGCCCATGCGATGAATCGCTTTGATCGTCTTAAAAATATTACCACAGATAGTCTAAGTGAATCAGGGACACAAGGTGAAGTTTCCTCTGAATATACTGTTTGGACTAGCCTATCAAATCTAAATGATGGCGTTATGCAAATTCGAGGATATAATGATATTAATTATCAGACATTCTCATTAGCTCAGTTCACACAAGCAAATAAACCTGTCTTTAAAAAAATAAATGTTGCCGATCCAAAGTAA